A genomic segment from Bufo bufo chromosome 8, aBufBuf1.1, whole genome shotgun sequence encodes:
- the TMEM250 gene encoding transmembrane protein 250, whose translation MPVIPIPRRVRSFHGPHTTCLHSACGPVRTTHLVRTKYNNFDIYLKSRWMYGFIRFLLYFSCSLFTSILWVALSILFCLQYLGIRVFLRFQYKLSIILLLLGRRRLDFSLVNQLLIYGVHVSMLLVGGLGWCFMVFIDM comes from the coding sequence ATGCCTGTAATCCCCATCCCCCGCCGCGTTCGGTCATTCCACGGCCCCCACACCACCTGCCTGCACTCGGCCTGCGGACCGGTCCGGACGACGCACCTGGTGCGCACCAAGTACAACAACTTTGACATCTACCTGAAGTCCCGATGGATGTACGGCTTCATCCGCTTCCTGCTGTACTTCAGCTGCAGCCTTTTCACTTCCATCCTCTGGGTGGCACTCTCCATCCTGTTTTGCCTTCAGTATCTGGGCATCCGAGTGTTCCTGCGATTCcaatacaaactgtccatcatcctgctgctgctggggcgGAGGCGGCTCGACTTTAGCCTGGTGAACCAGCTGCTTATTTATGGGGTTCACGTCAGCATGCTGCTTGTCGGAGGACTGGGCTGGTGTTTTATGgtgtttatagatatgtaa